A window of Pseudodesulfovibrio hydrargyri contains these coding sequences:
- a CDS encoding cysteine hydrolase family protein, protein MSETVLVVIDVQNIMFETPGMPPFEGERVLETIAGLIASARESGVPVHYVQHTTRGAGSEFEADSHNWLFHPAIAPRPGDTVSRKHSYDAFWNTDFTAILDSLGAKKLVFCGLQTECCVDTTVRSALAHGYESVLVGDGHTSYDNGVLTGEQIVAHHNKTLDRRFCKVVMAKDFRFEPRN, encoded by the coding sequence ATGTCCGAGACCGTCCTTGTCGTCATCGACGTCCAGAACATCATGTTCGAGACCCCGGGCATGCCCCCGTTCGAAGGCGAACGGGTGCTTGAAACCATTGCCGGGCTCATCGCTTCGGCCCGCGAAAGCGGCGTGCCCGTCCACTACGTCCAGCACACCACCAGGGGCGCGGGCAGCGAGTTCGAGGCCGACAGCCACAACTGGCTCTTCCATCCGGCCATCGCGCCGCGGCCGGGCGACACCGTGTCGCGCAAGCATTCCTACGACGCGTTCTGGAACACCGATTTCACGGCCATTTTGGACAGCCTGGGCGCGAAAAAGCTGGTCTTCTGCGGCCTGCAGACCGAATGCTGCGTGGACACCACCGTGCGCAGCGCCCTGGCCCACGGCTACGAGTCCGTGCTGGTGGGCGACGGCCACACCTCCTACGACAACGGCGTGCTCACCGGCGAACAGATCGTGGCCCACCACAACAAGACCCTGGACCGGCGTTTCTGCAAGGTTGTCATGGCAAAGGATTTCCGTTTCGAGCCGCGGAACTGA